In Leptodactylus fuscus isolate aLepFus1 chromosome 2, aLepFus1.hap2, whole genome shotgun sequence, one genomic interval encodes:
- the RRAGC gene encoding ras-related GTP-binding protein C: MSIQYSVEEPLSGSYGVADSFPKDFGYGADESEMDDTSTASDSKPRILLMGMRRSGKSSIQKVVFHKMSPNETLFLESTNKIYKDDISNSSFVNFQIWDFPGQVDFFDPTFDYEMIFRGTGALIYVIDAQDDYMEALARLHVTVTKAYKANPDMNFEVFIHKVDGLSDDHKIETQRDIHQRANDDLADVGLEKLHLSFYLTSIYDHSIFEAFSKVVQKLIPQLPTLENLLNIFISNSGIEKAFLFDVVSKIYIATDSSPVDMQSYELCCDMIDVVIDVSCIYSLHAECNGTAYDKESMAIIKLNNTTVLYLKEVTKFLSLVCILREESFERKGLIDYNFHCFRKAIHEVFEVGASTHRTFSHQASNPNLNAVTHNGTPANAV; encoded by the exons ATGTCTATTCAGTACTCCGTGGAGGAGCCGCTGTCCGGCAGCTACGGAGTGGCCGACTCTTTCCCTAAGGACTTCGGCTATGGGGCTGATGAGTCAGAAATGGATGATACTTCCACGGCGTCAGATAGCAAGCCCCGGATACTTCTCATGGGGATGAGGCGCAGTGGCAAGTCCTCCATCCAGAAG GTGGTGTTCCATAAGATGTCCCCTAATGAAACTTTGTTCTTGGAAAGCACCAACAAGATCTACAAAGATGACATCTCCAATAGTTCTTTCGTCAATTTCCAAATCTGGGACTTTCCAGGACAAGTGGATTTCTTTGATCCGACATTTGACTACGAAATGATTTTCAGAGGAACGGGAGCATTAATTTATGTGATTGATGCCCAG GATGACTACATGGAAGCCCTGGCAAGACTTCATGTCACAGTCACCAAAGCTTATAAAGCAAACCCTGACATGAATTTTGAAGTTTTCATTCACAAAGTAGATGGTTTGTCTGATGACCATAAGATAGAAACCCAGAGGGATATTCACCAGAGAGCTAATGATGACTTAGCTGATGTTGGACTGGAGAAACTCCATTTAAG CTTCTACCTGACAAGTATTTATGACCACTCAATATTTGAAGCTTTCAGTAAAGTTGTGCAGAAACTGATTCCACAGTTGCCGACACTAGAAAACTTGCTAAACATTTTTATATCT AATTCAGGCATTGAAAAAGCTTTCTTATTTGATGTGGTCAGCAAGATCTACATTGCAACAGACAGTTCTCCTGTAGATATGCAGTCCTATGAGCTGTGTTGTGATATGATAGATGTTGTAATAGATGTGTCTTGTATATACAG CTTGCATGCTGAGTGTAATGGTACTGCGTATGACAAGGAGTCCATGGCCATTATCAAGCTCAACAACACAACTGTTCTCTATTTAAAAGAAGTTACAAAGTTTCTGTCGCTCGTTTGTATTCTTAGGGAAGAAAGCTTTGAGAGGAAAG GTTTAATAGACTACAATTTTCACTGCTTTCGAAAAGCCATCCATGAGGTGTTTGAGGTGGGGGCTTCCACCCATAGGACCTTCAGCCATCAAGCCAGCAATCCAAACCTCAATGCAGTGACTCACAATGGAACACCTGCAAACGCTGTCTAG